Below is a genomic region from Cellulomonas sp. P24.
CCTCGTGCTGGGACTCAACCGGTGGGTCTTCCGCGTCGCGGCCTACGCGTGCCTGATGACCGACGTGTACCCGCCGTTCCGACTGGACCAGGGTCCTGAGGACCGCGTCGCGGCCGTCGGCCCGGCGCCGGCCAGCTAGGTCGTCGGGACCTAGGGCCGAGGCGAACCCCCGCGATGAGGCGAACGGTGAGCGCATGACGTCCCTGGTGGTGTACGAGTCCATGTTCGGCGCGACGAAGGCCCTCGCGGAGGAGATCGCACGGGCACTGGGCGACGGCGGGCCGGCCCGCGTGGTCGAAGTCGGCGCACTCGCAGCGGACGGGCCGACGCTCCCGGACGACGTCGACCTGCTCGTCGTCGGGGCTCCGGTCCACGCGTTCGGGATGAGCCGGGCCTCGACCCGGCGCGACGCCGCCAAGGAGCAGAGCCCGGTGATCTCGGCGACGATCGGCGTCCGCGAGTGGCTCGAGCTGCTGGTCGTCCGGCCGGGACTGCGCTTCGCCACCTTCGACACCAAGGTCCTGACCCCGCGGTTGCCTGGCTCGGCGGCGAAGGCGATCGACAAGCACCTGCGGGCAGCCGGTGCGGTCCGGATCTGCCCACCGCGCACCTTCTCGGTGCACGGGAAAGCCGACGGCCTGGTGGACGGCGAGCTCGACGCGGCGCGAGCCTGGGCCGGCACACTGACCGCGACCCGATAGGGATCACCCGCGCTCAGCGCGCCCGGTGCGCTCGGTGATGTCGACCTCACCCGGCCGATCTCACCCGGCCGTCGCCCGGTACGCGTGGGTCACGTAGGGCAAGCAGACCAGGCCGTCCGGCTCGACGACGGAGCGGGCGAGGTCCCGCACCGCGTCGAGGATCCGGGTGCGACGATCCGGCTCCGCGGTGATGACGTAGCTGCGCGACGCCGCCATCGCCACGACGTCCTCGACGCTCATCCGGCGCTCCCAGGCGACCTCACGCGTCTCGAGCGACCCCAGCGGTTCGGCGACCTGCGGGCCTCCGCCGTCGATCAGGCGTTCGGCGGCACTGTGGTGCATCACCGTGGAGAGCTCGGCGACCCAGGCGACGCGCTCGTCGCGGATGTTCCAGATGAGCCCGAGCACACCACCCGGCCGCAGGACGCGCGCCGCCTCGGCCGAGCCACGTGCCGGGTCGACCCAGTGCCACGACTGCCCGAACGTCACGGCGTCCACGCTCGCATCGGTCACGGGCAGCGACTCACCCGTTCCTTCGCGGGTCTCGACCTCCGGCAGGCGACCGTGCAGCGCGGCGAGCATCTGGGCGTCGGGGTCCACGGCCACGACCGTGCGCCCGGGTGCGACGAGCGCGGCCGTGAGCTTGCCGGTGCCCGCACCGACGTCCACGACGGTCGTCGCGTCGCCGGGCACGAGCCAGGCGACCAGCTCCGCCGGGTAGGGAGGTCTGCCGCGCTCGTACTCGGCTGCGTGGCTGCCGAAGGACCGCGCTGCCGAGACCGCGTGCCGTTCGATGGTGCCGTCATGCGAGTCGGGTGAGGTCACGGGCACCATCTTGCCGCCCGGTCACGCAGGGGTCAGCGCCCGACGACCGCGGCGCGACCGTGGGCCCGGTGCCGGTAAGCCAGGCCGTCCGTTCCGAGATCGACCAGGCGTCACACCAGCAGGAACGACAGGTCCTCCCCCGTCGCGACCTCGACCGGTTCGCGGCCGGGGCGGAACAGGCGCGCCCCGGCGGGTTCGCCCCCGAGCGTCAACCGGTCGGCACGTCGCCGTCACCGACGCCGTGGGCCGAGCCCCACCGCCGCGCGTCGCCGCACGGACCGACGTGCACGTCCCGGGAGAATGGACAGACCGACCGCCGCTCCCGAGGCGGAGCACGGCACCGCCTCGACGTGAGGACTCGCCCGATGAACCTCGACACGACAGCCGGCAGCACGGCCGACGGCGGCCCCGGCGGTCGCGGCGGTGAGGGGCCGGCCCTGGATGTCGCCGCGCTGCGCGCGATGTTCTCGTCGTTGCAGCACGGGATCGCGCACTTCGACGCGCCGGGCGGCACGCAGACCCCGGACGCCGTCGCCGACGCGATCCGCGACGCCCTGGTGCACCCGCTCGCCAACCGCGGGCGGGGCAACCTGGCCGAGCGCAACGCCGACGACATCGTCGTCGGCTTCCGTGCCGCCCTGGGCGACCTGCTCGGGGTCGACCCGGGCACCGTGATCGTCGGCCGCAGCGCCACGGCGCTGACCTTCGAGCTGTCGCGTGCGATCTCGAGCACCTGGCGTGAGGGCGACGAGGTCGTGATCTCCCGGCTCGAGCACGACGCGAACGCCAACCCGTGGCTGATCGCCGCCGAACGCCACGGTGCCACGGTGAGGTGGGCCGACTTCGACCCGACCACCGGCGAGCTCGACGTCGACACCGTCGCGGCGCAGCTGTCCGAGCGCACGGTGCTGGTGGCCATGACCGCGGCATCGAACCTCATCGGCACCATGCCCGATCTCCCGGCGATCGCTGCGCACGTGCACGGCGTCGGTGGCCTGCTGTTCGTCGACGGCGTGCACTACACCGCCCACGAGCTCGTCGACGTCCCCGCGCTCGGAGCCGACTTCTACACCTGCTCCCCGTACAAGTTCCTCGGCCCGCACTGCGGAGTGGTCACCGGCCGGGCCGAGCTCCTCGAGGGGCTCCACCCGGACAAGCTGCGCCCGGCGACCGACGCCGTTCCGGAACGGTTCGAGCTCGGCACCCTGCCGTACGAGCTCCTGGCGGGGGTCACCGCAGCCGTCGACACCCTCGCCGGGATGGTCACCGGCTCGGGCTCCCGACGCGAGCGCCTGCGCCGTTCGATGGCGGCCGCACACCTTCACGAGGACGCGCTGCGGCACCGGATCGAGGCGGCCCTCGCCCAGCTGCCAGGAGCGACGGTGCACTCGCGCGCCGGACGCCGCACCCCGACCCTGCTGGTCACGTTCGCGGAGCGCGCCGCGGCCGACGTCTCCGCACAGCTCGCCGCAGCGGGTGTCAACGCACCCGCGGGGAGCTTCTACGCCTACGAGGTGTCCCAGCACCTCGGCCTCGGCCTGACCGGAGGCCTGCGGATCGGGCTTGCGCCCTACACCGACGACGAGGACGTCGATCGTCTGCTCGCGGCGCTGGAGTCCGCCGCGGGTTGACGTGAGCACGGCCACGGACCGGCCCGCTGGGCGGGTGCGTCGGGCAACGGTGTTCGGACACCCGCAGGCCGCCTCCGCTAGGGTCCTGCCTCATGGCGGGAACGCTCACCCCTGCAGCGCGGCGGGGCTACGGACTGGGGTCCGTGGCGACCGGCTCGTTCGCGACGGTTCCCGGACTGCTCCTGCTGCCGTACCTCACCGACCGGCTGGGCGTCGCGGCGGGTCTCGCCGGCGTGATCGTGCTGCTGCCCAAGGCCTGGGACGTCCTGCTCAACCCGGTCGCGGGTCAGATCAGCGACCGCTCGACGAACCCCGCCGGACGCCGCCGACCGTTCCTGCTGCGCGCCGGGCTCTCCCTGGCGGTGGCGTTCGTCCTGCTGTTCTGGGGTCCCACCTCACCGCAGGGGCTGGCCGCCGGGTGGGTCGTGGTCCTGTTCCTCGCGTGCGCCTCGGCCTACGCGTTCTTCCAGGTGCCCTACGTCGCGATGCCCGCGGAGATGACCGACGACTACGGCGAGCGCACCCGGCTGATGACCTGGCGGGTCACGATCCTCGCGCTCGCGATCCTGGTCAGTGGTGGTCTGTCGCCGATGATCCGCAACCAGCTCGGTCCCGTCTGGGGGTACCGCGGGGTCGGGTTGTTCGTCAGTCTGCTCATCGTCGTCGGGACGCTCGGCGCGTGGCGGGGCACGCGGCACACCCCGATGGACTCGTACGGCACCGCGGGGACGTCCTTGCGCGAGCAGCTGCGCATCGTCGCCCGGGCCCGCGACTTCCGGATCCTGCTGACCGCCTTCATCATCCAGGCGCTCGCGACCGGCGCGATGCTCGCCGGGGTGGACTACGTCGCGCGCGAGCTGCTGGGCAGCTCGGGGATGTCGACCGTGCTGTTCGTGTGCTTCGTCGGGCCGGCGTTGCTGGTCACACCGCTGTGGCAGCGGTACGCCGAGGCCCATGACAAGCGCGTGGGCTTCCTCGTCGCGTCGGTGCTCCTCGGTGGCGGTGCGCTGGCCACGCTCGGCGCCCTGCACCTGGCGACCGGTCTCGTGCCGGTGACCGTCGCGGTCATCGGGATCGGCTACGCCGGGTGCCAGATGTTCCCGCTGTCGATGCTGGCCGACATCGCCGCGGTCGACGCGATCCGCACCGGCTCCAACCGGATCGGCGTCTACACCGGGGTGTGGACCGCCGGGGAGACGCTCGGCCTGGCGTTCGGACCGTTCGCGTACGCCGCGGTCCTCGCGCTGGGCGGGTACGTCTCGTCGACCACCGGCGACGCGGCGCAGCCGGACTCGGCGCTCACGGCGATCGGGTGGGGGTTCACGGTGGTGCCGGCGGTGCTCGTCGCACTGTCGTTGTTCTTCGTCACCAGGTACGGCCTGGACGAGGCAGAGGTTCGACGAGCACGAGAGGTGGCGGCATGAGGGAATCGACGACGGGCGGGTGGTCGCGCGAGCAGATCCTGGGGACGCTCGAGGCGATGCAGGCCCACGACCTGCCCGCCCACGGTGGACGCACCCTGGCCTACGTCTACGACTCCGGGCTCGCGGAGGCCGACGCCGTCGGGCTGGAGGCGCTGGCGATGTTCGCGGCGTCCAACGGGCTGGACCCGACGGCGTTCCCGTCGCTGCTGCTCATGGAGAACGACCTCGTGGCCTGGGCCGGGCGGCTGCTCGACGCCCCCGCCGGGTTCGTCGGATCGGCGACCTCCGGCGGCACCGAGTCCTTGCTCCTGACGGTGCTCGCCGCGCGCGAGTCGCGTCCCGACATCGACGCGCCGTCGATGGTGCTGCCGACCACGGCGCACGCGGCGTTCCACAAGGCGGCCCACTACTTCGGGGTGCGACCGGTGCTCGTCGACGTCGACCCGGTCACCTTCCGCGCCGACCCCGAGGCGATGGCCCGAGCGATCGACGACACGACCGTCCTGGTGGTGGCATCGGCGCCGTCCTACGCGCACGGCGTGGTCGACCCGGTGCCGCAGATCGCGGCGGCGGCGGCTGCCCGCGGTGTGCGCTGCCACGTCGACGCGTGCGTGGGCGGCTGGGTGCTGCCGTTCCTCGACGACGCGCCGCCGTGGACGTTCGCCGTCGACGGTGTCACGAGCATCAGCGTCGATCTGCACAAGTACGCCTACACGCCCAAGGGTGTCTCGCTCCTGCTGCACCGCGACCCGGCCCTGCGGCGGCCCCAGTACTTCGCCTCGGCGAACTGGCCCGGGTACACGATGCTCAACTCCACGGTGCAGTCCACCAAGTCCGGCGGGCCGCTCGCCGCCGCCTGGGCCGTGGTCCACCACATCGGCGACGACGGCTACCGGCGCCTGGTCCGTCAGGCCCGCGAGGCCACGCTCGCGCTCGCCGACGCGGTGACGGAGATACCGGCCCTGTCGGTCGTGGTGGCACCCGACGCGACGCTCCTGACGCTGGCGACGGACGACACGTGCGACGTGTTCACGATCGCCGACGAGATGCTCGCTCGCGGATGGTTCGTCCAGCCGCAGATGACCTACCGGTCGATGCCGGCGACCCTGCACGTCACGCTGAGCGCCGCGACCGCGCCGAGCGTGCCGGAGTTCGTGGTCGCGCTGCGCGAGGCCGTCGCACAGGCCCAGGCAGCCGGACCGGTCGCGGTCCCGCCGGAGCTGGCCGGTGCGGTGGTCGCGCTGGACCCGGAGACCCTGGACGACGCCGCGTTCGACGGCCTGCTCCAGGCGGCCGGGCTGGCGGGGGTCGACGGGGACCTGGCGATCCCCGAGCGGATGGCCGCGGTCAACGCGCTGCTCGATGCCGCCCCGCCGCGCGTGCGCGAGGCGCTCCTGCTCGGTGTGCTCGATCGTCTGAGTCGTCCGGCCTGAGCGGGGTGCGGTCGCTGCGCCCGGCACGTCCGGTCGTTCGGCGCGACTCGCTCGCCCACCTTCGACCCTGCGCCCGCGACCGGAAGCGATGAGCGTCACGAGCTCGGGACCATCGGCCGTCGCGGCCCGACAGCCGACCTCCTAGCGTGGCAGCCACCCCAACTTGCGGCTCGCCCGGCGGGACCCGAGCACAGCCGCTCGGCGTCGAGGAGGACACCACCGTGGGAGTCGCGAAGATCGGCATGTCGGTTCTGGTGGGGGCGATCGTGATGGCGGGCTGCTCGGGGCCCTCCTCGAGCACGTCGGGCGGTGCGGGCGCGTCACCCGGCGGGGCCACCTCGACGGCTGCAGCACAGGGCAGGGCCGCCGACGCGACGGACCGGAACCCGATCACGTTTGCCGACCCGGTGTTCGAACGGCTCCTGAAAGCCGAGCTGGGCAAGGACGAGATCGCGCCCGCCGACCTCGTGGGGTACACCCGGGTCAACATCGCCGCCGACCAGTTCCTCCTCCTGTCCGGGAACGGACGATCACCAGGTTCGATCGTGCACTTCGGTGAGGACGCCTTCGAGTACGACGGTCAGCGCTACACCGGGTTCGGCACCATGACCACGCTGGCCGACCTCGCGTACTTCCCGGACCTCACCAACCTGCTCGTCACCCTGCAGCCAGGGATCGACTACTCGACCATCCCGGTGCTCGACCGGCTGACGCTGCTCAACATCATGCAGAGCCAGCTCACCGACATCGGATTCGCCTCCGCCGGGACGAAGCTCAACAACGTCTCCCTCGACACGAACGCGATCACTGACCTGGGCCCGCTTGCGAGCTGCACGTCGCTCACCCGGCTGGACATCAACTACAACCAGGTCGGTGACCTCACGCCACTGGCCGGACTGACCAAGCTGACGAGCCTGCGGGCCTACGGCAACCAGATCTCGGACATCTCGGCGTTGGCCCGGCTCACCGCTCTCAAGCGGATCGGGTTCTACGGGAACCAGATCTCCGACATCACCGTCCTGGCGAGCCTGCCGAACCTGACCGAGGTCGAGCTCATCAACAACCGCGTCGAGGACGTCAGCCCGCTCGCCGGGTTCACGTCGTTCGAACGGCTGGCCCTGACCGGCAACCCGGTGCGCAACCTCGAGGTGCTGGGTCACATCGAGAACCTGGAGTTCTAGGTTCTGCGGGACCCCCGCTGAGCGGCGCCACGCCCGATCCATGCCAGCGCGCCGACAGCCGCGACCACCCCGGTGCTGAACGATGCCTGCAGCAGGTAGCCGCCTGTGGGCGCCTCCCAGTCGAGCATCTCGCCCGCGACGAAGGTGCCGGGCAGCGCCCGCAGCATCAGCGACTCGTCGACCTCCGACCAGGCGATGCCGCCTGCGGTCGAGATCGCCCGGTCGATCGGCATCGTCTCGCTCACGACCACCGGTACCGCCTTGACCAGCTCGGCCGTTGCGGCGGCGTCGCCCGGCAGTGAGCCGCCGCGCGACTCCCGGATCAACGCGATCGCAACCGGGTCGAGACCGAGAGAGCGACGCAGCCAGGTGGAGCCGGAGTCCTTCGGCCGACGATGGTGCAGGCGGTCGACGAGCTGGTCCACGGTGAGATCGGGGCGGAGGTCGACCTCGAGAACACACCGCCCGTCGGCGTCGAGGGACGAGCGGATCGCGGCGCCGAGCGCGTAGACCGGACCACCTTCGATCCCGGTCCGGGTCACCATCGCGTCGCCACGCACCGATGCGCCGGGACGTCCGCGGACGGTCAGCCGCACGTGCTTGAGCGGCATCCCCTCGAACCGCCCCGCGAAGACCTCGGACCACGCGACCCGCACCCCGACGTTCGCCGGCCGCAAGGGCGTGACCGTCACGCCGCGCTCGGAGAACGGGCCGACCCAGCCACCGTCCGAGCCGAGGCGTGGCCACGACGCACCGCCGAGCGCGAAGACCGTCACGTCGGAGGTGACCTCGTGCGTTACCCCGTCGACATCGGTGAGACGGAGCGCACCACCAGGCTCCGCCCATCCCGACCATCGTTGGCGGGTCTCGATCCGCACCCCGAGCTCGCCGAGCCGTGCCAGCCACGCCCGGAACAGCGGCGTCGCCCGGAACGCCTGCGGGAACACGCGCCCGCTCGACCCGACGAACGTCGGCTCACCGAGGCCCGCGCACCAGTCACGGAGATCCTGCGGACCGAACACCGCGAGCATCGGCGCGAGCCGATCGGCCGAAGCCCCGTACCGCGTCAGCAGTCGGTCGCGGTCCTCGGAGTGGGTGATGTTCAACCCGCCGTGACCCGCGAGGAGGAACTTGCGCCCGACGGACGGCATGCGGTCGTACACGGTCACGGCCACTCCGGCACGTGCCAGCACCTCGGCGGCGATGAGCCCCGCCGGGCCACCGCCGATCACGCTCGCCGTGCTCACCTGTCGCTCGTCGTCACGGCGTGGCGCTCCCACTACTTCTTCTTGGCTGCCCGTTGGGCGAGCACGGCGGCGTTGGCCGCCACCGCGGCACGGATCAGCCGCACGAAGGCGTCCTCGTCGAGCGTCTCCCCCTCATGCAGGTCGATCGCGCGCCGCGTGTTCCCCGTGAGGCTGGAGTTGAAGAGCCGGTCCGGGTCGTCGAGGGACGCGCCACGGAAGAACGTGAGCTTCACGGCCTTCGCGTACGTCTCCCCGGTGCAGATGCCGCCGTCGTGGGACCAGACGGGGGTTCCCGGGTTCGACGGCTTCACCCACTTCCACTCCTCCTGGACGTCGGGGTCCGCGACGTGGATGAGGTCGCGGACGTGGGCGAGCGTCTCGCCCCGCCAGTCCCCCAGCTCGCGGATCCGCGCGGTGATGCTCGCGGTGGCGGCCTCGCTGTCGGGTTCGCCTGGTGACGTCATGAGCTCTCCGATCCGTGGTTGCGCGGGAGTCCGTGGCTGCGCGGGAGTCCGTGGCTGCGCGGCGACGAGCCCCACGGGCGACCGTACGACATCGCGGCGCACGCCGCCCGGATCTCAGGGCGCTCCGGCCGTCGTACGCTGACTTGTTGTGGCGACGTTCTCCTCTCTGACACGACTGCATGTTCTTCAGGCGCTCGCCGAGTACGACACCCGGGGCCCCGAGGAGTTCCTCGAGGTCTACGGCTTCACGCCGGCGCCGGAGCACACCCTCGTCCACGAGGGCCGCCACTACGACGCGAAGGGGATCCTCGGGGTCGCGCACCGGTTCGCCACCGGCAGGCTCGCGACGTCGGACGAGGTCGACAGCGGCATGCCTGGCGCCGTCGCGATCCTGCGCAAGCGCGGCTTCGAGGTGTCCGAGCCCGCATCCCGCACGATCCCCGCACGGACATCTGGCTCGGCCCGGACGTCGAGCCCACGGGCGCCCCGCACGACCGCCGCCCCGACCCGACGATCCACCGCTGTCCGCGAGGCCCCGGTCGCGATCTGCCCGACGTGCTCGATGACCCTCCCGGCGACGGGGATCTGCGACGACTGCGGCTGAGGCGCGACGGCACGACGGAGCGAGCGCAGACCCGCAGATCAGCGATGCCGGGGGTCAGTCTGGGCAGGCGCTGCTAGAGGACAGGTTCGAGCGCGCTCGACCGCACGGGGGCGTGCACGCTCTCCTCGTCCGGCTCCCGCCGCCCCGCGCCTGCGGTCAGCAGCACGAGGCTGGCCACCATGACCGCCATGCCCATCCAGCCCAGCGGGGAGAGCCCCTCGTGCAGGACCAGCACCGCGATCGCGGCGGCGACGGCGGGCTCGAGCAAGGACAGTGTGGTCGCCGTGGCGGCTGAGACCACCGCCAGCCCGCGCCCGAACAGCGCGTAGCCGAGGAACATCGGCACGACGGCCAGGTAGGCGACGGTCGCCAGGTTGTGCCCCGTCGCGAGGATCGGCGCCCCGGTCAGCAGCAGGACCGGCATCAGCAGCACGCCGCCGAGGCCGAAGACCGCCCCCATGACCGGACGGGACGGGAGACCGCGGCGCATCATCCGCACCGCACCCCACGAGTACAGCGCGTACGTCACTCCGGCCAGCAGCCCGAGCACGATCCCCCACACCGGGTGCGTCCCGGCCGCGGCACCACCGGCGCCCGCGCCTGCGGTGCCGGAACCCGAGCCCGCAGTGCCGGAGCGCGCGACCGCGAGCGCGACGACCCCGAGCAGCGCGGCGGTCGCACCGACGACCCACCTCCGGGACAGCGGCCGACGGTCCACGACGCGCTCGATGACGGCCGCGGCCACCGGCCCGGACCCGAGGGAGACGACCGTCCCCACGGCGACGCCTGCCAGCCGCATCGACGTGTAGAACGCCAACGGGTACACGGCCACCGACCCGGCGGCGAGCGCCAACGTGCGCCACTGCGCCGCGAGCTCGGCGCGGCGGGCGGTCACGACGCGGAACCCGGTCGCCGCCTGGAGCAGTCCACCGATCCCCATCGCCGCGGCACCGACTGCGAGCGACCCGACCTCCGGTGCGAGCGCCGCTGCCGTTCCCGTCGTGCCCCACAGCAGCGACGCCGCGAGGACGTACACGCTGCCGTACGTCGCTGCGCGGCTCACCGCGCGGCCTGCAGGAGCGCCGCGTCGACCTGCTCCATCGCGAGCTCGCGGACGCGGTGCAGCCGACGCGAGTCGCCCTCGAGCCCGGCCCGCGCCATGGCGCCCTCGAGCAGGAACGACAGCTGCTCGGCGAGGTCGCTGACGCGGTCGGCCGACAGTCGGTCCAGCTCGGTCAGATGCGCGGCGAGCAACCCCTCGACCTCTTCCTTGTGCCGACGCACCAGCGCGCGCCCCGGCGCGCCGACCGGGAGCTCGGCCGCCGCGTTGAGCAGCCCGCAGCCGCGGAACCCGTGCCGGTACGCCAGCTCGGCGTGGTCGATGTACGCGTCGACGACCGCACCGATCCGCTGGCGGGCGTCGGTCGTGGTGACCAGCCGGCACCGGTACAGGTCCAGCCACTCCTCGTGGCGCGCCTCGAGGTAGGCCAGGACGAGGTCGTCCTTCGAGGCGAAGTTGTTGTAGAGGCTCATCTTCGCCACGCCCGCGGCGGACGTGATCGTGTCGATCCCGGTGCCGTTGACGCCCTGGTCGTAGAAGCACTCCGCTGCGGCCGCCAGCAACCGGTCCCGGGCGGACCGGCGGCCTTCGGGGATGCCGGCCACCCGGTCGTCGACCCGTGCGCGTCCGGACATGCGGTGGCCCCGTTCTCTCGACCGCCCTCGGACGGCGATTAGGTAGATCAGTCTACCTAGAGATCACCCTCTCAGCCAGAGTCGACTTCTGCCCGTCCGGCATCTCGACATCCGACCTGGCCCCTAGCATCGGTGCCATGACGAGACGCCCCTCGGCGCCGAGCATCCCTCTCGCCCCGCCCAGGCCGGAGGGCACCGTCGTCTCGCGCCGTCGGGTCGCGCCGTCGGCCGGACGCCGTCGGCCGGTGCGCACCCGTCTCGTCGGCGTCGCCGTGGCGGTGCTCGCCGCGCTGACGGCCTGCACGGCGCCCGGCGCGACGCCGCGCGCAACCGTCGCCGCGTCGCCGAGCACGCCTCCGTCGGCTTCCACGCCGAGCCCCACCCCGACGCCCGCCCCCACGGCGCCCTCGTCGCAGCGGTCCTCGGCGTCGCCGCAGCCGTCCCCGGCGCAGCAACAAGCGCCGGTGCCAGGCTCGGCGGCCGGCGGTTCCAGCGGGCGGGCAACCCCCGGCAACCCGGCAGGCACCGCCGTCGTCCCCGCCGAAGCCCGCCCGGTCGACACGACCCACCCGGACCACGTCATCGGCACCGGCACCGCCGCGAGCTGCACCTCGGCAGCCGTCGTCGCGGCGGTCGCCGCGGGCGGGACCACCGTGTTCGACTGCGGTCCGGACCCCGTGACGATCGTCGTGGCGAGCACCGCGAAGGTCGTCAACGCCCGTCCCGACGTCGTGCTCGACGGCGGCGGTCTGGTCACGCTCTCCGGCGGCGGGACGCACCGGATCCTCTACCTGAACACGTGCGACCAGGCCCAGGGGTGGACGACCTCGCACTGCCAGGACCAGGACCACCCGCACCTGACGGTGCAGAACCTGACATTCGCCGACGGGAGCTCCGTCGGTCAGACCACCGACGGCGGCGGGGGTGGGGCGATCTTCGCGCGAGGCGGCCGACTCACGGTGCTCAGCTCGAGGTTCGTCCGCAACCGGTGCGACCCGACCGGTCCGGACGTCGGCGGCGCCGCGATCCGCGCACTCAGCCAGTACCACGGCCTGCCGGTGTACGTCGTCGGGTCGACGTTCGGCGGCGCCGCCGGTCAGGGCGGGTCATGCGCCAACGGCGGGGCGATCAGCAGCATCGGCGTCTCGTGGGTGGTGCTCAACAGCGTCATGTCCCACAACGAGGCGATCGGCACCGGCGCCAACCCAGCACGCGCCGGCACCCCCGGTGGCGGCAGCGGCGGGGCGGTCTACGCCGACGGCAACACGTTCACGGTCCGCGTCGCCGGGTCGGTGATCGAGGACAACCACGCCCGCGAGGGCGGCGGCGCGATCTTCTTCGTCAGCAACGACCGCACGGGGACGCTGAGGATCGAGTCCTCGACCCTCCGGCGCAACCCGAACGACGGCTTCCAGACGGTCCCGGGGATCTTCTACCTCGGGGCCGCCCACGACCCGCAGGTCACCGGCTCGACGGTGAGCTGACGCCGCAGGTCACCGCCTCGACCTCGATCCGGCCCACGGACCACCGTCGCGACGACGAGGTGGCACGCCGGACGACTCCCCGCTCATCCCTCCGAGCGGTAGACCGCCGCACGCGTCACGTACCGCGACGAGTTGCCGTGCAGCGCGTCGATCTCCTCGTCCGTGAGCTCACGGCGCACCTTGCCGGGCACCCCGGCAACCAGCGACCGCGGCGGGATCACCGCGCCCTCGAGGACGACCGACCCGGCGGCCACCAACGAGTCGCGCCCGACGACGGCACCCGTGAGCACCGTCGCGTTCATCCCGATCAGGCAGCCGTCCTCGATCGTGCACCCGTGCACCACCGCACCGTGGCCGACGCTCACGCCGCTGCCGACGATCGCCGGAGACCCCTGCTCGGTGTGCACCACGACGTTGTCCTGCAGGTTCGACCCGGGGCCGAGCTCGATCTCGTCGATGTCGCCGCGCAGCACCGCGCCGAACCAG
It encodes:
- a CDS encoding DUF1801 domain-containing protein yields the protein MTSPGEPDSEAATASITARIRELGDWRGETLAHVRDLIHVADPDVQEEWKWVKPSNPGTPVWSHDGGICTGETYAKAVKLTFFRGASLDDPDRLFNSSLTGNTRRAIDLHEGETLDEDAFVRLIRAAVAANAAVLAQRAAKKK
- a CDS encoding TetR/AcrR family transcriptional regulator; the encoded protein is MSGRARVDDRVAGIPEGRRSARDRLLAAAAECFYDQGVNGTGIDTITSAAGVAKMSLYNNFASKDDLVLAYLEARHEEWLDLYRCRLVTTTDARQRIGAVVDAYIDHAELAYRHGFRGCGLLNAAAELPVGAPGRALVRRHKEEVEGLLAAHLTELDRLSADRVSDLAEQLSFLLEGAMARAGLEGDSRRLHRVRELAMEQVDAALLQAAR
- a CDS encoding DMT family transporter, giving the protein MSRAATYGSVYVLAASLLWGTTGTAAALAPEVGSLAVGAAAMGIGGLLQAATGFRVVTARRAELAAQWRTLALAAGSVAVYPLAFYTSMRLAGVAVGTVVSLGSGPVAAAVIERVVDRRPLSRRWVVGATAALLGVVALAVARSGTAGSGSGTAGAGAGGAAAGTHPVWGIVLGLLAGVTYALYSWGAVRMMRRGLPSRPVMGAVFGLGGVLLMPVLLLTGAPILATGHNLATVAYLAVVPMFLGYALFGRGLAVVSAATATTLSLLEPAVAAAIAVLVLHEGLSPLGWMGMAVMVASLVLLTAGAGRREPDEESVHAPVRSSALEPVL
- a CDS encoding gamma carbonic anhydrase family protein gives rise to the protein MVLLSFAGRTPEVHETAWVAENASLIGKVRVHADASVWFGAVLRGDIDEIELGPGSNLQDNVVVHTEQGSPAIVGSGVSVGHGAVVHGCTIEDGCLIGMNATVLTGAVVGRDSLVAAGSVVLEGAVIPPRSLVAGVPGKVRRELTDEEIDALHGNSSRYVTRAAVYRSEG